From Streptosporangium album, the proteins below share one genomic window:
- a CDS encoding alpha/beta fold hydrolase — protein MSTPRFLTLPPGVRSRQVDTTVGAFAVLEALPISGIAERWPALLVPGLTGSKEDFIAILQTLAQSGRRVIAVDMRGQFETDGPEDAGAYTCAALGNDIDVLAQTIGGGEPLHLVGHSFGGLVTREAVIDGLTKFASYTLMSSGPAAIVGVRERAARTMLAELPEFGLDHIWHDRMEPEALATGVPDDIIAFLRKRMFANSPTGMITMTGEVLSAPDRCDELTQVEVPTLVLYGEHDDGWPPRTQSEMADRLNAECVVVPGAAHSPAVEAPETTAAALTRFWNAAETRQPV, from the coding sequence GTGAGTACGCCGCGATTTCTGACCCTGCCTCCTGGCGTCCGATCCCGTCAGGTCGACACGACGGTGGGGGCCTTCGCCGTGCTGGAGGCCCTGCCGATCAGTGGCATCGCCGAGCGCTGGCCTGCCCTGCTGGTCCCCGGCCTCACGGGCAGCAAGGAGGACTTCATCGCGATCCTGCAGACGCTCGCCCAGTCGGGGCGTCGGGTCATCGCCGTCGACATGCGCGGGCAGTTCGAGACGGACGGCCCCGAAGACGCCGGCGCCTACACCTGCGCGGCACTCGGCAACGACATCGACGTCCTCGCGCAGACGATCGGCGGGGGTGAGCCCCTCCATCTGGTCGGGCACTCCTTCGGCGGCCTGGTCACCCGGGAGGCGGTCATCGACGGCCTCACCAAGTTCGCCTCCTACACGCTGATGAGCTCGGGTCCCGCCGCGATCGTCGGCGTGCGCGAGCGCGCCGCCCGGACGATGCTCGCGGAGCTTCCCGAGTTCGGCCTGGACCACATATGGCATGACCGGATGGAGCCGGAGGCCCTGGCCACGGGAGTGCCGGACGACATCATCGCGTTCCTGCGCAAGCGGATGTTCGCCAACTCTCCCACGGGCATGATCACGATGACCGGGGAGGTGCTCTCCGCGCCGGACCGGTGCGACGAGCTCACCCAGGTCGAGGTCCCCACCCTGGTCCTGTACGGCGAGCACGACGACGGCTGGCCGCCGCGGACGCAGTCGGAGATGGCCGACCGGCTGAACGCCGAGTGCGTGGTGGTTCCCGGTGCCGCCCACTCCCCCGCGGTGGAGGCCCCCGAGACGACCGCCGCGGCGCTCACCCGGTTCTGGAACGCGGCCGAGACGCGGCAACCGGTCTGA
- a CDS encoding RecB family exonuclease, whose amino-acid sequence MPRRLYSCTPSRLNTWLECPRRHRFTYLDRPSPQKGPPWAHNSVGASVHNALAGWWREPYGRRTPVTAATLVTAGWINEGFRDAEQSAAWRDRAREMTAGYVASLDPSDEPVGVERTVATRTSVIAVSGRVDRLDRRGEELVVVDYKTGRRALTADDARSSLALAVYAVASSRVLHRPCHRVELHHLPTGSIVGWEHTDESLARHLSRAEEIAAEASEAEDRYRAWSGTARTRSADRTPPRVPEEVDAYFPPKTGPLCSWCDFRRHCPEGQAASGDRRPWDGLAD is encoded by the coding sequence ATGCCGCGGCGGCTTTACTCCTGCACGCCGTCGCGGCTGAACACCTGGCTGGAATGTCCCCGGCGTCACCGGTTCACCTATCTCGACCGGCCGTCGCCGCAGAAGGGGCCGCCCTGGGCGCACAACAGCGTCGGGGCCAGCGTGCACAACGCCCTGGCCGGCTGGTGGCGCGAGCCCTACGGGCGGCGGACACCGGTGACGGCGGCCACCCTGGTCACCGCTGGATGGATCAACGAGGGGTTCCGCGACGCCGAGCAGTCGGCGGCCTGGCGTGACAGGGCCCGGGAGATGACCGCCGGATATGTCGCGAGCCTCGACCCCTCCGACGAGCCCGTCGGCGTCGAGCGGACCGTGGCCACCAGGACCTCCGTCATCGCCGTCTCCGGCCGTGTCGACCGGCTCGACCGGCGGGGCGAGGAGCTGGTCGTGGTCGACTACAAGACCGGCCGCCGCGCCCTCACCGCGGACGACGCCCGCTCCTCGCTCGCGCTGGCCGTCTACGCCGTCGCCTCCTCCCGGGTGCTGCACCGCCCGTGTCACCGGGTCGAGCTCCACCACCTGCCGACCGGCTCGATCGTGGGGTGGGAGCACACCGACGAGTCCCTGGCCCGTCATCTGAGCCGGGCCGAGGAGATCGCGGCCGAGGCCTCCGAGGCCGAAGACCGCTACCGGGCCTGGTCCGGCACGGCACGCACCAGAAGCGCGGACCGCACCCCGCCGAGGGTCCCCGAAGAGGTCGACGCGTATTTTCCGCCCAAGACAGGCCCGCTCTGCTCCTGGTGCGACTTCCGCAGGCACTGTCCGGAAGGCCAGGCCGCCTCGGGCGATCGCCGGCCGTGGGACGGCCTCGCCGACTGA
- a CDS encoding MBL fold metallo-hydrolase: MTARIERVVTEGVVDVDGAEHKVENNTWIVGDDEEVIVIDPARDAEKILEKVGEREVLAVICTHGLPDHVGAAIEVAARDEAVVALHPKDRPLWRLTWPDTWPDIDMEDEGMFGVADVELEVMSTPGISQGGVSLYCEALDAVFTGKSLQADGPGRVGGEYPALADQLTAIGGRLFTLRHSTRVLPAHGEESTIGALEPQFDAWLSGSLTRGEVTEKTETPLSDGTRAAKINLKLLDE, encoded by the coding sequence GTGACAGCGCGTATCGAACGAGTGGTGACCGAGGGCGTCGTCGATGTCGACGGCGCCGAGCACAAAGTCGAGAACAACACCTGGATCGTGGGTGACGATGAGGAGGTCATCGTCATCGATCCCGCGCGTGACGCGGAGAAGATCCTGGAGAAGGTCGGCGAGAGAGAGGTGCTGGCCGTCATCTGCACCCACGGCCTGCCCGACCACGTGGGCGCGGCCATCGAGGTGGCGGCGCGCGACGAGGCCGTGGTGGCCCTCCACCCCAAGGACCGGCCGCTGTGGCGGCTGACCTGGCCCGACACCTGGCCGGACATCGATATGGAGGACGAGGGCATGTTCGGCGTCGCCGACGTCGAGCTGGAGGTCATGTCCACCCCCGGCATCTCCCAGGGCGGCGTCTCGCTGTACTGCGAGGCCCTCGACGCGGTCTTCACCGGCAAGTCCCTGCAGGCCGACGGGCCCGGCAGGGTCGGCGGGGAGTACCCCGCGCTGGCCGACCAGCTCACCGCGATCGGTGGCCGGCTTTTCACTCTGCGCCACAGCACCCGGGTGCTGCCCGCGCACGGTGAGGAGAGCACCATCGGCGCCCTGGAGCCGCAGTTCGACGCCTGGCTCTCCGGTTCGCTGACCCGCGGCGAGGTGACCGAGAAGACCGAGACTCCGCTGAGCGACGGGACACGGGCGGCCAAGATCAATTTGAAGCTCCTCGACGAGTAG
- a CDS encoding DUF6758 family protein, whose product MRAAPICPRCFGPLRPPSAWSSAWRCGPHGDVLPLQPPRHPSSAAVEAISRNALVPVWLPWPLPQGWLVTGLAEAGDGRSGIRATVVAVSGPSLTHGPADMLIIAEEPGVGLGAGFAGLEGTDPGAGFDEGPYHAKIDVKGHPAALWCVDAAPDRAVYVGEALGNWLWVVVWPAEAGYLITLTDLSLRDLRDQDQALDLPFGAFSPRLGGEDA is encoded by the coding sequence GTGAGAGCCGCGCCTATCTGCCCGCGGTGTTTCGGCCCGCTCCGTCCGCCGAGCGCTTGGTCAAGCGCCTGGCGATGTGGCCCGCACGGTGACGTCCTGCCACTGCAGCCGCCGAGACACCCCTCCTCCGCCGCCGTGGAGGCGATCAGTCGCAACGCCCTCGTTCCCGTCTGGCTGCCGTGGCCCCTGCCCCAGGGGTGGCTGGTCACGGGGCTGGCCGAGGCGGGTGACGGACGCAGCGGCATCAGAGCCACCGTGGTCGCGGTCTCCGGCCCCTCGCTGACCCATGGGCCGGCCGACATGCTGATCATCGCCGAGGAGCCCGGTGTGGGTCTGGGGGCGGGCTTCGCCGGTCTGGAGGGCACCGACCCGGGTGCCGGATTCGACGAGGGCCCGTACCACGCCAAGATCGACGTCAAGGGGCATCCGGCCGCACTGTGGTGCGTCGACGCCGCTCCCGACCGGGCGGTCTACGTCGGTGAGGCGCTGGGCAACTGGCTGTGGGTGGTCGTCTGGCCCGCCGAGGCGGGATACCTGATCACCCTGACCGACCTCTCCCTGCGTGACCTGCGGGACCAGGACCAGGCCCTCGACCTGCCCTTCGGCGCGTTCTCCCCGCGTCTGGGCGGCGAGGACGCCTGA
- a CDS encoding NUDIX hydrolase: MRVNCVGAIISDGSGRLLLIRRGRPPGKGLWTVPGGRVEPGESDADAVAREVLEETGLTVTAGRLAGAVERPGPAGVLYVIRDYLAGVSGGTLAAGDDAADARWFTVDELVRLPLSPGLLDALVEWAVIEPRSGSSATA, encoded by the coding sequence ATGCGCGTCAATTGTGTGGGGGCGATCATCAGTGACGGCTCCGGCCGGCTGCTCCTCATCCGCCGTGGTCGCCCGCCCGGCAAGGGCCTCTGGACGGTCCCCGGCGGCCGGGTCGAGCCGGGCGAGTCGGACGCCGACGCGGTGGCCCGCGAGGTGCTGGAGGAGACCGGCCTGACGGTCACGGCGGGCCGTCTGGCCGGCGCCGTCGAGCGTCCGGGACCGGCCGGCGTCCTCTACGTGATCCGCGACTACCTGGCCGGCGTCTCCGGTGGCACGCTCGCCGCCGGGGACGACGCCGCGGATGCCCGGTGGTTCACCGTCGACGAACTCGTACGGCTGCCGCTCTCCCCCGGCCTGCTGGACGCCCTCGTCGAATGGGCGGTCATCGAGCCGCGGTCAGGGTCGAGCGCCACAGCGTGA
- a CDS encoding sialidase family protein, with protein MTGTIRGGGPGRKPGFLQEVLSVAPGPHDPRSREWPADDGGVRGDAAPAAEPQEPPTIQHAPPGPSDDGLRGLPLASPWMLPPFASPTPDGSEPPQARPEGLGGERRRSHTQPYASSPADPPTHPPAHGRPPEPGDGNAPPRRRTADRPDLLVASGPPRGSREPVEFEEPGGSRDARGSGEPAEPREERRPDAPATPGPPREPGDGTRAGPQAPATPEPAPEPAAPAQDGFEPVRRVGRPPEGRPTRPDLLVAQGPPGRRGPNGGRHHRTAPAPSAVRRSSPTRRRRGRGLVIPFLMVLVLTVAVGGGLVLWEWVSGPFTTGLRLVGDEVRSGDANFVPRPDAGGDGSSQVLNAVASAGSAMVAVGSDTTSPVPRPLFLFSPDGGATWQLGKVAGPVGYEAGPTTVGLVAGGDGRWSAAGNDPLGAGHGLWTSADGYSWNAVDSGGLDAFSAGDKIMDLARTSSGFVMVGTTMLPDGATGAVAWISSDGRDWKRVNSGEINPPDRIRGLKAVVAKGDAVVALGDPVKGGSSSVVLRSADGGRTWLRTDAVLAGVSPESGALAAVAGGFVLVPTQQRSDKGDVAVYCSPQGDDWSRCGTIGGLAPDGSGVRRLASSPDGVAAVTESGFERYSVYTSEDGHDWSMTTDLGQVPGSLRALAVSDGGTLVVGGDERAADVDNRLVLITAPKGGQARPVPLNGIDGLTRAARETARVGAGGGMFVAVGAASGDAGIWTSADGENWKAGGPARILGGPWRQSLGDVAQGRAGWLAVGSTMLNASSTSPLLVTSQDGATWRDVPAPDQLAPAAEHYFLAPHAVAAGPSGYVIAGEDRGPAGTVPVLWFSSDLKRYTKARKLPAGAGVRLHDVSATSSGYVAVGGTGGAQQETGVVWVSADGVEWSARKPVLPPGATSAGLRHAVLYGGHIVAAGTAQTGDGLRAFSAVSDDNGSTWEFSWFPADGAAAVQDLAATAEGVVAVGWQGRPGEGDSVAWTSEDGLSWQPHTPAQGGDGAQWLGAVAISGGQVVALGRSTTYSADHLTLWRSTLTAAR; from the coding sequence ATGACTGGAACGATCCGGGGTGGTGGCCCCGGGCGCAAACCGGGCTTCCTACAGGAGGTGCTGAGCGTGGCCCCGGGCCCTCACGACCCGCGCTCGCGAGAGTGGCCGGCGGACGACGGCGGTGTCCGCGGCGACGCTGCACCCGCAGCCGAGCCCCAGGAGCCTCCCACGATCCAGCACGCCCCTCCCGGACCCTCCGACGACGGCCTCCGGGGGCTCCCGCTGGCCTCCCCGTGGATGCTCCCTCCGTTCGCCTCACCCACCCCGGACGGGAGCGAACCCCCTCAGGCCCGTCCCGAAGGTCTGGGCGGCGAACGACGCCGCTCCCACACGCAGCCCTACGCTTCTTCTCCCGCCGACCCGCCCACCCATCCGCCCGCGCATGGACGGCCCCCCGAGCCCGGAGACGGTAACGCCCCGCCGCGCCGGCGGACGGCCGACCGGCCGGATCTGCTCGTCGCCTCCGGGCCGCCGCGCGGGTCCCGGGAGCCGGTTGAGTTCGAGGAGCCGGGCGGATCTCGGGACGCACGTGGGTCCGGGGAGCCGGCTGAGCCCCGGGAGGAGCGGCGGCCCGATGCCCCTGCCACCCCCGGACCGCCGCGTGAGCCCGGCGACGGGACCCGGGCCGGACCTCAGGCTCCCGCCACGCCGGAACCGGCGCCCGAGCCGGCCGCACCTGCTCAGGACGGCTTCGAGCCGGTGCGCCGCGTGGGGCGCCCACCCGAGGGCCGGCCCACCCGGCCGGACCTGCTGGTCGCCCAGGGCCCGCCCGGCCGGCGGGGGCCGAACGGCGGACGGCACCACCGGACGGCCCCCGCGCCCTCGGCCGTGCGCCGCTCCAGCCCGACCAGGCGCAGACGCGGCCGCGGCCTGGTGATCCCGTTCCTGATGGTCCTGGTCCTGACCGTCGCGGTCGGTGGCGGACTGGTGCTGTGGGAGTGGGTGAGCGGGCCGTTCACCACCGGCCTCCGGCTGGTCGGCGACGAGGTGCGCTCCGGGGACGCGAACTTCGTCCCACGGCCCGACGCCGGCGGAGACGGGTCGAGCCAGGTGCTCAACGCCGTGGCCTCGGCGGGCTCCGCCATGGTCGCCGTCGGCAGCGACACCACCAGCCCCGTCCCCCGGCCGCTGTTCCTGTTCTCTCCGGACGGGGGCGCGACCTGGCAACTGGGCAAGGTGGCGGGCCCGGTGGGCTACGAGGCGGGACCGACCACCGTGGGCCTGGTGGCGGGCGGTGACGGCCGCTGGTCGGCCGCGGGAAACGACCCCCTCGGCGCCGGACACGGTCTGTGGACCAGCGCCGACGGCTACAGCTGGAACGCGGTGGACTCCGGCGGGCTGGACGCGTTCTCGGCCGGAGACAAGATCATGGATCTGGCCAGGACCTCCTCGGGCTTCGTGATGGTGGGCACGACCATGCTCCCGGACGGCGCCACCGGAGCCGTCGCGTGGATCTCATCCGACGGGCGGGACTGGAAAAGGGTGAACAGCGGGGAGATCAATCCGCCGGACAGGATCCGGGGCCTCAAGGCGGTGGTCGCCAAGGGGGACGCCGTGGTCGCGCTGGGTGATCCGGTCAAGGGCGGGTCCTCCTCGGTGGTCCTGCGTTCGGCCGACGGAGGCAGGACCTGGCTGCGGACCGACGCGGTGCTGGCGGGCGTCAGCCCCGAATCGGGCGCACTGGCGGCGGTGGCCGGCGGGTTCGTGCTCGTCCCGACCCAGCAGCGCAGCGACAAGGGCGACGTCGCCGTCTACTGCTCGCCCCAGGGCGACGACTGGTCCCGGTGCGGCACCATCGGCGGCCTGGCCCCCGACGGCTCGGGTGTCAGGCGTCTGGCCTCCTCTCCGGACGGCGTGGCCGCCGTCACCGAGTCGGGCTTCGAGCGCTACTCCGTCTACACCAGCGAGGACGGCCACGACTGGAGCATGACGACCGATCTCGGGCAGGTGCCCGGCTCGCTTCGGGCGCTGGCGGTCTCGGACGGGGGAACGCTCGTCGTCGGCGGTGACGAGCGCGCCGCCGACGTGGACAACCGTCTGGTTCTCATCACCGCGCCCAAGGGAGGACAGGCCCGGCCGGTCCCCCTGAACGGGATCGACGGCCTCACCAGAGCCGCCCGTGAGACGGCCAGGGTGGGCGCGGGGGGAGGCATGTTCGTCGCCGTGGGCGCGGCGTCCGGCGACGCGGGGATCTGGACCAGCGCGGACGGTGAGAACTGGAAGGCCGGTGGCCCGGCGCGCATTCTCGGCGGTCCGTGGAGGCAGTCGCTCGGCGACGTCGCGCAGGGCAGGGCGGGCTGGCTGGCCGTGGGCAGCACCATGCTCAACGCCTCCTCCACCTCACCTCTGCTCGTCACCTCACAGGACGGCGCCACCTGGCGCGACGTGCCGGCCCCGGACCAGCTCGCCCCGGCCGCCGAGCACTACTTCCTCGCTCCCCACGCGGTCGCCGCGGGCCCGTCCGGCTATGTCATCGCCGGTGAGGACCGCGGGCCGGCCGGAACCGTCCCCGTCCTGTGGTTCTCGTCCGATCTGAAGCGCTACACCAAGGCCCGGAAGCTCCCCGCCGGTGCCGGGGTGCGGCTGCACGACGTCTCGGCCACCTCGTCCGGCTACGTGGCCGTCGGCGGGACCGGCGGCGCGCAACAGGAGACCGGCGTGGTCTGGGTCTCGGCCGACGGGGTCGAATGGAGCGCGCGGAAGCCGGTCCTGCCACCGGGGGCGACGTCGGCCGGACTACGGCATGCGGTCCTGTACGGCGGGCACATCGTCGCCGCCGGCACCGCGCAGACCGGGGACGGGCTCCGAGCCTTCAGCGCGGTGTCGGACGACAACGGCTCGACCTGGGAGTTCTCCTGGTTCCCCGCGGACGGCGCGGCCGCCGTACAGGACCTGGCCGCGACCGCGGAGGGCGTGGTGGCGGTCGGCTGGCAGGGGCGCCCGGGCGAGGGCGACAGCGTGGCATGGACCTCCGAGGACGGGCTGTCCTGGCAGCCCCACACCCCCGCCCAGGGAGGCGACGGCGCCCAGTGGCTCGGCGCGGTCGCGATCTCCGGCGGCCAGGTGGTGGCCCTGGGCAGGTCCACCACCTACAGCGCCGACCACCTCACGCTGTGGCGCTCGACCCTGACCGCGGCTCGATGA
- a CDS encoding DUF6529 family protein: protein MLTAKAPALPRQGLPGWGPPVLGGLTFTAPAGLWPTSALWFSTAIGVTPWAG, encoded by the coding sequence GTGCTCACCGCGAAGGCGCCGGCGCTGCCCCGGCAGGGGCTGCCCGGCTGGGGCCCGCCGGTGCTCGGCGGGCTGACCTTCACCGCACCGGCCGGGCTCTGGCCCACCTCGGCGCTGTGGTTCTCCACCGCGATCGGGGTCACGCCGTGGGCGGGGTGA
- a CDS encoding HpcH/HpaI aldolase/citrate lyase family protein has product MRSRRSCLAVPGSNPRFLEKAQGLPADEVFLDLEDSVAPLAKEGARKNIVAALREGDWSGRTRVVRVNDLSTQWTYRDVIEVVEGAGEFLDCLMLPKVEDPAQVIWLDTLLTQIEKANGLPVGRIGVEAQIESARGLVNVDAIGGSSRRLEALVFGPADFMASINMRTLVVGEQPPGYTEGDAYHYILMRILMAARMHGLQAIDGPYLAIKDLDGYRRVARRAAALGFDGKWVLHPSQVEAANEVFSPSQEDYDHAELILDAYDYSTTVEKRGAVMLGDEMIDEASRKMALVVAAKGRAAGLGRTTAFTPPTA; this is encoded by the coding sequence ATGCGCTCGCGACGTTCGTGCCTGGCGGTGCCCGGCAGCAACCCCCGCTTCCTGGAGAAGGCTCAGGGCCTGCCCGCCGACGAGGTCTTCCTCGACCTGGAGGACTCCGTCGCCCCGCTCGCCAAGGAGGGGGCGCGCAAGAACATCGTGGCGGCCCTGCGCGAGGGCGACTGGTCGGGCAGGACGAGGGTCGTGCGGGTCAACGACCTGAGCACGCAGTGGACCTACCGGGACGTCATCGAGGTCGTGGAGGGCGCCGGGGAGTTCCTCGACTGCCTGATGCTGCCCAAGGTGGAGGACCCGGCCCAGGTGATCTGGCTCGACACGCTGCTCACCCAGATCGAGAAGGCCAACGGCCTCCCGGTCGGCAGGATCGGCGTCGAGGCCCAGATCGAGAGCGCCCGGGGCCTGGTCAACGTGGACGCCATCGGCGGCTCGTCCCGGCGGCTGGAGGCGCTGGTCTTCGGTCCCGCCGACTTCATGGCCTCGATCAACATGCGGACCCTGGTGGTCGGCGAGCAGCCCCCCGGCTACACCGAGGGCGACGCCTACCACTACATCCTGATGCGCATCCTGATGGCCGCCCGCATGCACGGTCTGCAGGCCATCGACGGCCCGTACCTGGCGATCAAGGACCTGGACGGCTACCGCCGGGTGGCCCGGCGGGCCGCGGCGCTCGGCTTCGACGGCAAGTGGGTGCTCCACCCGAGTCAGGTGGAGGCCGCCAACGAGGTGTTCTCGCCCTCTCAGGAGGACTACGACCACGCCGAGCTGATCCTCGACGCGTACGACTACTCCACGACGGTCGAGAAGCGCGGCGCGGTCATGCTCGGCGACGAGATGATCGACGAGGCGTCCAGGAAGATGGCGCTGGTGGTGGCGGCCAAGGGCAGGGCGGCGGGACTCGGGCGCACCACCGCCTTCACCCCGCCCACGGCGTGA
- a CDS encoding biotin transporter BioY, which produces MANASSVARPAVLSDLIPGSRVRDVALVVGGAALTGLAAQLTFPMWPVPVTGQTFAVVLVGAALGMNRAVLSMALYMLVGIAGVPWFQGGTSGFGGATFGYVIGFIAAAAIVGKLAERGGDRTVLRTVGTMVLGNLTIYAFGLPVLMAVTGLDLGKALAAGVIPFLAGDALKIAVAAGLLPAAWKLSRR; this is translated from the coding sequence ATGGCAAACGCTTCCTCGGTGGCCCGGCCCGCCGTCCTGTCCGACCTCATCCCCGGTTCCCGCGTCCGCGACGTCGCGCTCGTCGTCGGCGGCGCCGCCCTGACCGGCCTGGCCGCGCAGCTCACCTTCCCCATGTGGCCCGTCCCGGTCACCGGCCAGACCTTCGCGGTCGTGCTGGTGGGCGCGGCGCTGGGGATGAACCGCGCGGTGCTGAGCATGGCGCTCTACATGCTCGTCGGCATCGCGGGCGTCCCGTGGTTCCAGGGCGGCACCTCGGGCTTCGGCGGTGCCACCTTCGGCTACGTCATCGGCTTCATCGCCGCCGCCGCCATCGTCGGCAAGCTCGCCGAGCGCGGCGGCGACCGCACCGTCCTGCGCACGGTCGGCACGATGGTCCTCGGCAACCTGACGATCTACGCCTTCGGCCTGCCGGTCCTCATGGCCGTCACCGGGCTGGACCTCGGCAAGGCGCTCGCCGCAGGGGTGATCCCCTTCCTGGCCGGCGACGCCCTCAAGATCGCGGTCGCGGCCGGTCTGCTGCCGGCGGCGTGGAAGCTCTCCCGCCGCTGA
- a CDS encoding EamA family transporter, whose protein sequence is MRRAGLLIAFASSWCFAFSGPMAKYLAVAGLAPLEAVWVRMAGAGLLLVGVLAAVRPRALRIPRSRLPFFLAYAVVAVAGVQALYFAAITRLPVGVTLLIEFTSPVLVVLWVRFVRRVRLPRAAFAGAVVAVLGLGIVVEVWSGLALDPVGLLLAFGAAVCCAGYFLLSDGFGEDVDPLGLIAWGLLGAAVVLTPISRPWDIPWEAFTETVAPEGGHALPALVAAAWMIVIATVVAYILGVTAVRRLSAAIGSTVASLEVIAGAVIAWLLVGEGLGPFQIVGGLVVLSGAYLAQRATAGLPHAVAEVMEPIPVA, encoded by the coding sequence ATGAGGCGTGCCGGTCTGCTGATCGCGTTCGCGTCGTCCTGGTGTTTCGCTTTCTCCGGTCCGATGGCCAAATACCTGGCCGTCGCGGGGCTCGCTCCGCTGGAGGCCGTCTGGGTGCGGATGGCGGGCGCCGGGCTGCTGCTCGTCGGCGTCCTCGCGGCCGTCAGGCCCCGGGCGCTGCGCATCCCGCGCTCGCGGCTGCCCTTCTTCCTGGCCTACGCCGTGGTCGCGGTGGCGGGCGTGCAGGCGCTGTACTTCGCGGCGATCACCCGGCTGCCGGTGGGCGTCACCCTGCTGATCGAGTTCACCTCGCCGGTGCTGGTCGTGCTCTGGGTGCGGTTCGTCCGGCGAGTACGGCTGCCGCGCGCGGCCTTCGCCGGCGCCGTGGTCGCGGTGCTCGGGCTCGGCATCGTGGTCGAGGTCTGGTCGGGCCTGGCCCTGGATCCGGTGGGTCTGCTGCTCGCCTTCGGAGCCGCGGTCTGCTGCGCCGGATACTTCCTGCTCAGCGACGGATTCGGCGAAGACGTCGACCCGCTGGGCCTGATCGCCTGGGGCCTGCTGGGCGCGGCCGTGGTGCTCACCCCGATCTCCCGGCCCTGGGACATCCCGTGGGAGGCGTTCACCGAGACCGTGGCCCCCGAAGGCGGCCACGCGCTGCCGGCGCTCGTGGCCGCGGCCTGGATGATCGTGATCGCCACCGTCGTGGCCTACATCCTCGGCGTCACCGCGGTCCGCCGCCTGTCGGCCGCGATCGGCTCCACGGTGGCCTCGCTGGAGGTCATCGCCGGAGCGGTGATCGCCTGGCTCCTGGTGGGGGAGGGGCTCGGCCCCTTCCAGATCGTCGGCGGCCTCGTCGTCCTGTCCGGCGCCTACCTGGCCCAGCGGGCCACGGCGGGCCTGCCGCACGCCGTGGCGGAGGTCATGGAGCCGATTCCCGTGGCGTGA
- a CDS encoding magnesium transporter MgtE N-terminal domain-containing protein → MKIFIARLAGTPVFDPAGDRIGRVRDVVVAIAGTAPPRVHGLVVEVQPRRRIFLPITRVRGIEIGAVVFSGQINVRRFEQRATENLAIGEMLDLVVEVDGERMTVLDLAMEENARAEWMITKVAVTKGGPRLGLRRRGPTKIVDWSEVKGFGAVQKDQGAANLLVAFETMRAADLASALHELPDKRRAEVAAALDDVRLADVLEELPERDQIGIMSRLSPGRAADVLEEMNPDDAADLLQDLPAEQAEALMALMEPEEAASVRRLLVYPENTAGGIMTSEPVVLPPNATVAEALAHIRQRDVTPTVAAQVYVARQPIETPTGRYLGLAHFQRLLREPPSALLGGIMDISIDPIKPDFTLHQVTYYLATYNLMAAPVVDEVGRLVGAVTVDDVLDHLLPDDWREQDHGAGPGHD, encoded by the coding sequence GTGAAGATCTTCATCGCCCGGCTCGCCGGGACTCCGGTCTTCGACCCGGCCGGTGACCGGATCGGGCGCGTGCGCGACGTCGTGGTGGCCATCGCCGGCACCGCGCCGCCACGCGTGCACGGGCTGGTCGTCGAGGTCCAGCCGCGGCGCCGGATCTTCCTGCCCATCACCCGGGTCCGGGGCATCGAGATCGGGGCGGTCGTCTTCAGCGGCCAGATCAACGTGCGCCGGTTCGAGCAGCGGGCGACGGAGAACCTGGCCATCGGCGAGATGCTCGATCTCGTGGTGGAGGTCGACGGCGAGCGGATGACGGTCCTGGACCTGGCCATGGAGGAGAACGCCCGCGCCGAGTGGATGATCACCAAGGTGGCGGTGACCAAGGGCGGTCCACGTCTGGGACTGCGGCGGCGCGGGCCGACCAAGATCGTGGACTGGTCCGAGGTCAAGGGCTTCGGCGCGGTGCAGAAGGACCAGGGAGCGGCCAACCTGCTGGTCGCCTTCGAGACGATGCGCGCCGCCGACCTGGCCAGCGCACTGCACGAACTGCCGGACAAGCGGCGCGCCGAGGTGGCCGCGGCCCTCGACGACGTACGGCTGGCCGACGTGCTCGAAGAACTGCCCGAACGCGACCAGATCGGCATCATGAGCCGGCTGTCACCGGGCAGGGCCGCCGACGTGCTGGAGGAGATGAACCCCGACGACGCGGCCGACCTGCTCCAGGACCTGCCGGCCGAGCAGGCCGAGGCGCTGATGGCGCTGATGGAGCCGGAGGAGGCCGCGTCGGTGCGGCGGCTGCTGGTCTATCCGGAGAACACCGCGGGCGGCATCATGACGAGCGAGCCCGTGGTGCTCCCCCCCAACGCCACGGTCGCCGAGGCCCTGGCGCACATCCGCCAGCGGGACGTCACCCCGACGGTGGCCGCGCAGGTCTACGTGGCGCGACAGCCCATCGAGACGCCCACCGGCCGCTACCTCGGCCTCGCCCACTTCCAGCGGCTGCTGCGCGAGCCGCCGTCCGCCCTGCTCGGCGGCATCATGGACATCTCCATCGACCCGATCAAGCCCGATTTCACCCTGCACCAGGTGACCTACTACCTGGCCACCTACAACCTGATGGCGGCCCCCGTGGTGGACGAGGTCGGCCGGCTGGTCGGCGCCGTCACCGTGGACGACGTGCTCGACCACCTCCTCCCCGACGACTGGCGGGAACAGGACCACGGGGCGGGACCCGGCCATGACTGA